One window of the Syntrophorhabdaceae bacterium genome contains the following:
- a CDS encoding acetate--CoA ligase family protein, with translation MDSEYRPNTENYHALFKPSRIVVVGGSENLSKPGGMVLKNIMEQGYSGTLWVINPHAASVSKLPTFPSVAQMPGIAELAIIAVPAPLVASSLRGLAEKGTRAAIVLTAGFGEKDEEGRIEEMRLLDIADRANMILIGPNCSGFMTPHYSGKFAGIIPPLKPRSVDFISGSGATVDLVMEQALPRGLSFCTVINVGNSAQTGVEDLVALYDRNYGPESAPILMLYLESLRKPALLLEHGRRLTRKGCVIVAIKSGISGAGARAAASHTGAMANDDIAVESLFRKAGIIRVKSKMEMIDVTCVLAATGGRLKGKKVCVVTDAGGPGVMLTDELERQGFTLPVMNDATQKRLRRILPPESAVANPIDCLPTRSASQVREIFRIIEDEEGDALDVIAVQVANPGMSDNRYVYEEVADAMDNSSIPIIPVLTSVSTCAPLIQEFTKGGKSCFHDEVNLGSALGKVLRRPAVREASSTLEGYDFEGIAAALDGKNGVLDVESAAQVLTGAGFSLPRQVPMTTRKGLAEACEKVGFPLAMKVLGPLHKSDSAGVKVNISSLEAAHSAWRGLMAIKGAAGVLIQQMCEGNEVILGSSRSGDIGHVVMFGLGGIYTNTLKDVQFALAPLAKEECREMITGIKAFSILEGVRGGRGMSIDVLADYGERIGRLVTDFPAIREIDLNPVKGFDQNLRVVDGRIILD, from the coding sequence ATGGACTCCGAGTATCGCCCGAATACTGAAAATTATCACGCCCTCTTCAAGCCGTCCCGCATCGTGGTGGTGGGAGGCAGCGAAAATCTGAGCAAGCCCGGCGGTATGGTGCTCAAGAACATCATGGAGCAGGGCTATTCGGGCACCCTCTGGGTAATCAATCCCCACGCGGCCTCCGTGTCGAAGTTGCCCACCTTCCCGTCCGTCGCCCAGATGCCCGGCATTGCCGAGCTTGCGATCATCGCGGTCCCCGCGCCTTTGGTGGCCTCCTCCCTTCGGGGTCTTGCCGAAAAAGGCACCAGGGCGGCGATCGTCCTCACTGCCGGTTTCGGTGAAAAGGATGAAGAAGGCAGGATTGAAGAGATGCGCCTCCTCGATATCGCCGATCGCGCCAACATGATCCTTATCGGCCCGAACTGCTCGGGTTTCATGACGCCCCACTACAGCGGCAAATTTGCGGGCATCATCCCTCCCCTGAAACCGCGGTCCGTCGATTTTATCAGCGGCTCCGGCGCCACGGTCGACCTGGTCATGGAGCAGGCCCTGCCACGGGGACTCTCCTTCTGCACGGTCATCAACGTGGGCAATTCCGCCCAGACCGGCGTCGAGGACCTCGTCGCCCTCTACGACAGGAATTACGGCCCCGAAAGCGCGCCCATCCTCATGCTCTACCTCGAATCGTTGCGAAAACCTGCCCTTCTCCTGGAGCACGGACGGCGCCTCACCCGCAAAGGATGTGTGATCGTGGCAATTAAGTCCGGTATTTCCGGCGCGGGGGCCCGCGCCGCGGCCAGTCATACGGGCGCCATGGCCAACGACGATATCGCGGTGGAAAGCCTCTTTCGAAAAGCGGGCATCATACGGGTGAAGAGCAAGATGGAGATGATCGACGTGACCTGCGTGCTGGCCGCTACAGGCGGACGGCTTAAGGGGAAGAAGGTCTGCGTGGTGACCGACGCGGGGGGTCCGGGCGTCATGCTGACCGATGAGCTCGAAAGGCAGGGGTTTACCCTCCCCGTCATGAATGATGCGACACAAAAGAGGCTACGCCGCATCCTCCCGCCGGAGAGCGCCGTTGCCAACCCCATCGACTGCCTGCCCACAAGGAGCGCCTCCCAGGTAAGGGAGATATTCCGGATCATCGAAGACGAAGAAGGGGACGCCCTCGACGTAATCGCCGTTCAGGTGGCCAATCCGGGCATGTCCGACAACCGATACGTATATGAGGAGGTGGCGGACGCCATGGATAATTCTTCAATCCCCATTATCCCCGTGTTGACCTCCGTGAGCACCTGCGCTCCTCTCATCCAAGAATTTACAAAGGGGGGCAAATCCTGCTTTCATGACGAGGTGAATCTGGGGAGCGCCCTGGGCAAGGTGTTACGCCGTCCCGCAGTCCGTGAAGCCTCGAGCACGCTCGAGGGCTATGATTTTGAGGGCATCGCCGCTGCCCTGGATGGCAAGAACGGCGTCCTCGATGTGGAAAGCGCGGCGCAGGTATTGACCGGGGCCGGTTTTTCCCTACCCCGCCAGGTCCCCATGACCACGCGAAAGGGATTGGCCGAAGCCTGCGAAAAGGTCGGTTTTCCCCTCGCCATGAAGGTCCTGGGGCCCCTTCACAAGAGTGATTCAGCTGGGGTGAAGGTCAATATCTCCTCCCTTGAGGCGGCCCACTCGGCGTGGAGGGGGCTTATGGCCATAAAGGGCGCCGCAGGCGTCCTCATCCAGCAGATGTGTGAGGGGAACGAGGTGATCCTGGGCAGCAGCCGCTCCGGCGACATAGGCCATGTGGTCATGTTCGGCCTGGGCGGCATCTATACGAACACGCTCAAGGACGTGCAATTCGCCCTCGCCCCCCTGGCAAAAGAGGAATGCCGGGAAATGATCACCGGCATAAAGGCCTTCTCCATACTCGAGGGCGTGCGGGGCGGCAGGGGGATGTCGATCGACGTTCTGGCGGACTATGGGGAAAGAATAGGCCGACTCGTCACTGATTTCCCCGCCATCAGGGAGATCGATCTCAATCCCGTGAAAGGCTTCGACCAAAACCTCCGCGTAGTGGACGGGAGAATCATTTTAGACTGA
- a CDS encoding sigma 54-interacting transcriptional regulator — MDFGLYTSMNTLQPIVDSLEVAIYALDRNLAIQGLNTRRSRWLHIEGFHAPGSRECYREVHGRDKPCEGCPVLKTFATGKTERLVIEKERKGQIRSYLLTATPLRKELDDGFQYVIEMVQDITEQKRAETELKRLHDFNKAIIHNAPVAIFTLALDGTFTSVNPALARLSGLGAETEEKLIGFNWLTNPYTIKSGLADYIRKGLKGKAFQLRDFPYTSFFGTRPHYIDFNGVPLRGDSGEMKGLLCIIEEVTERVDEKISLAEKNVLLEEQLHRASPRQTFIGESKAIRDVKEMISLVAASNAPVLILGETGVGKELVARAIHARSARSINPLVVINSSSLQETMVESELFGYKKGAFTGAANDKIGLLKIANTGTFFMDEVGDMDLGIQAKFLRVLETGVFRRLGDTQETKVDVRFLFATNKSLEEEVKEKNFRKDLFYRLNAFTIVVPPLRERKDDIPLLVDHFLQKLARGGRKKILSPEVTDLLMDYSWPGNVRELANVLERMVLISGNRSEIKVEDFPQTMMEKPATGRVPAPGTQSSDGVAELSRIEREYVESVLNSVGGNKSKAARLLGISRRKLYRKIGEA, encoded by the coding sequence ATGGATTTCGGTCTTTACACCAGCATGAACACCCTCCAGCCTATCGTCGATTCGTTGGAGGTGGCTATTTATGCCCTGGACAGGAACCTTGCCATCCAGGGTCTCAACACCCGCCGCTCCCGCTGGCTTCATATCGAAGGCTTTCACGCCCCCGGCAGCCGGGAATGCTACCGGGAGGTGCATGGCCGCGACAAGCCCTGCGAAGGCTGCCCCGTGCTCAAGACTTTCGCGACGGGCAAAACCGAGCGCCTCGTCATCGAGAAGGAGAGAAAGGGGCAGATACGCTCCTATCTCCTTACCGCCACACCCCTTCGCAAGGAGCTGGACGACGGCTTTCAGTATGTCATTGAAATGGTCCAGGACATTACGGAGCAGAAGAGGGCGGAGACGGAGCTGAAGCGGCTCCACGATTTCAACAAGGCCATTATCCATAATGCCCCCGTCGCCATCTTCACTCTCGCCCTCGACGGCACGTTTACGAGCGTTAACCCTGCCCTGGCCCGGTTGTCGGGGCTCGGCGCCGAGACGGAAGAGAAGCTCATCGGCTTCAACTGGCTCACCAACCCCTACACAATAAAATCCGGCCTGGCCGATTACATCCGGAAGGGGCTGAAAGGCAAGGCCTTTCAGCTGCGCGATTTCCCCTATACGAGCTTCTTCGGCACGAGACCCCATTATATCGATTTCAACGGCGTCCCTTTGCGGGGCGATTCAGGCGAGATGAAGGGCCTCCTCTGCATCATCGAAGAGGTGACCGAGAGGGTCGACGAAAAGATCTCCCTTGCGGAAAAGAACGTCCTCCTCGAAGAGCAACTCCACCGGGCGAGTCCCCGGCAAACCTTCATCGGGGAGAGCAAGGCCATACGGGACGTAAAGGAGATGATATCTCTCGTGGCCGCCTCGAACGCCCCGGTCCTTATATTGGGCGAGACTGGGGTGGGCAAGGAGCTGGTGGCCAGGGCGATCCATGCGCGCAGCGCCCGGAGCATCAACCCCCTTGTGGTGATCAATTCGAGCTCCCTCCAGGAGACAATGGTGGAGAGCGAGCTTTTCGGCTATAAGAAAGGGGCCTTCACCGGAGCGGCCAACGACAAGATCGGCCTCCTCAAGATCGCCAACACGGGCACCTTTTTCATGGACGAGGTGGGCGACATGGACCTCGGGATCCAGGCGAAATTCCTGCGGGTCCTGGAGACGGGCGTCTTCAGGAGACTCGGGGACACCCAGGAAACGAAGGTGGACGTGCGCTTCCTTTTCGCCACCAATAAGTCCCTCGAGGAAGAGGTGAAGGAGAAGAACTTCCGCAAGGACCTTTTTTACCGGCTCAATGCCTTTACCATCGTGGTCCCCCCATTAAGGGAACGGAAAGACGACATCCCCCTTCTCGTGGACCATTTCCTCCAGAAGCTCGCCCGGGGAGGCAGGAAAAAGATATTATCTCCGGAGGTTACCGACCTGCTCATGGACTATTCATGGCCGGGCAACGTCCGCGAGCTCGCAAATGTGCTCGAACGGATGGTGCTTATCTCCGGCAACAGGAGCGAGATCAAGGTGGAGGACTTCCCCCAGACCATGATGGAGAAGCCTGCGACCGGAAGAGTTCCTGCGCCCGGGACTCAATCCTCGGACGGTGTTGCCGAACTTTCCCGGATCGAGAGGGAATACGTGGAATCGGTCCTCAACTCCGTAGGAGGCAACAAGAGCAAGGCAGCCCGCCTTCTCGGGATCAGCAGGAGGAAGCTCTACCGGAAGATAGGGGAGGCTTAG
- the ssb gene encoding single-stranded DNA-binding protein, whose amino-acid sequence MSSLNKAMIIGRLGADPELRHTADGVAVATFNVATSEVRKDRNGVKQEKTEWHRIVAWRRLGEIAGEYLKKGRLVFVEGKIQSREYEGRDGVKRRTFEIVADNMKMLGTGTQGDSGERRAAPGPQGHFEEDFIPEIEEDDIPL is encoded by the coding sequence ATGTCAAGTTTAAACAAAGCGATGATCATAGGAAGACTTGGAGCAGACCCTGAGTTGCGCCACACGGCGGACGGCGTGGCGGTCGCTACCTTCAACGTGGCGACCAGCGAGGTCAGAAAAGACAGAAACGGCGTGAAGCAGGAGAAGACCGAGTGGCATCGTATCGTCGCCTGGAGGCGGTTGGGCGAGATCGCGGGGGAATACCTGAAGAAAGGCCGGCTCGTCTTTGTGGAGGGCAAGATCCAGTCCCGGGAGTACGAGGGAAGGGACGGCGTAAAGAGAAGGACCTTCGAGATCGTGGCCGATAACATGAAGATGCTCGGCACCGGCACCCAGGGAGACAGCGGCGAGAGAAGGGCGGCGCCCGGTCCCCAGGGCCACTTCGAGGAAGACTTCATTCCCGAGATAGAAGAAGACGACATCCCCCTCTAG
- a CDS encoding acyl-CoA dehydrogenase family protein yields the protein MESFTWWTDEQIKFAEEVEDFVASVMPRDAETRWTREFPWDIFEKIGKKKYAGAAVPKEYGGLGLGCTGACIVAEAFGPMPGINRALGSNMLGGLHQFLGHGTEEQKRKYLPRLVNGEMGAIVITEPVAGTDASAMTMEARREGDVYILNGKKRFVSSAGVATRHIVYGRTSNDPEVIRKHRHLTAFVIEKGVKGFTVEKINEIIAFKNVQNGVLDFDNVAVSVADRIGDEGDGWAVMTGGLNFERTLISAQAMGLLGELVRGAVPYTERRVQFGSPTIDLATNQFKIADLVIRMRTTRVLTYHTAYMWDIGKDTTIDSNLVKVFNLDAAMAGSLDAIQLVGGDGTTAFYPLEDIMKTAKVDSIAGGSMEACRLVIFRNAMKRMKDEMKMRRREPHPEMGVPIPVYGPQIKEKNVTAERLLGFLAEDYRVNPGLFMSREDIQDAFEIDDPALDALLISMEKSGLVWLNKTKKGIQLAKASYEGLKKANPPEHYQWFPEWIDRGRDRVF from the coding sequence ATGGAAAGTTTTACCTGGTGGACAGATGAGCAGATAAAGTTCGCGGAAGAAGTGGAAGACTTTGTAGCCAGCGTAATGCCGAGGGACGCGGAGACCCGGTGGACCCGGGAATTTCCGTGGGATATCTTCGAGAAAATAGGGAAGAAGAAATATGCGGGCGCGGCGGTCCCGAAGGAATATGGCGGCCTGGGCCTGGGCTGCACCGGTGCATGCATAGTGGCCGAGGCCTTCGGACCCATGCCCGGGATCAACAGGGCACTGGGATCGAATATGCTGGGCGGCCTGCACCAGTTCCTGGGACACGGCACGGAGGAACAGAAGAGAAAATACCTCCCCCGCCTGGTCAACGGCGAGATGGGTGCAATCGTGATTACCGAGCCTGTGGCGGGCACCGACGCGTCGGCCATGACCATGGAGGCGAGACGGGAGGGGGATGTCTATATACTGAACGGGAAGAAGAGGTTCGTCTCCTCCGCGGGCGTGGCGACCCGGCACATCGTCTACGGCAGGACGAGCAATGACCCGGAGGTGATCCGGAAGCACCGTCACCTCACCGCATTCGTGATCGAGAAAGGCGTGAAAGGCTTCACCGTGGAAAAGATAAACGAGATCATCGCCTTCAAGAACGTCCAGAACGGGGTCCTCGACTTCGACAACGTGGCAGTCTCAGTGGCCGACCGGATCGGCGATGAGGGTGACGGATGGGCGGTCATGACGGGAGGCCTCAACTTCGAGCGCACCCTTATCTCCGCCCAGGCAATGGGTCTTTTGGGAGAGCTCGTGAGGGGCGCGGTGCCCTATACGGAACGGCGGGTCCAGTTCGGCTCCCCCACCATCGACCTTGCCACCAACCAGTTCAAGATCGCAGACCTCGTGATACGGATGAGGACCACCAGGGTTCTCACGTACCATACGGCATATATGTGGGATATCGGCAAGGATACGACCATCGACTCCAACCTCGTCAAGGTCTTTAACCTCGACGCGGCCATGGCGGGAAGCCTCGACGCCATACAGCTCGTGGGCGGAGACGGCACGACCGCCTTCTATCCCCTGGAAGATATCATGAAGACGGCAAAGGTCGATTCCATCGCCGGAGGAAGCATGGAGGCGTGCCGTCTCGTCATCTTCAGGAACGCCATGAAGCGCATGAAGGATGAGATGAAGATGCGGCGCCGGGAGCCCCACCCGGAAATGGGCGTGCCCATACCCGTGTACGGTCCGCAAATAAAGGAGAAGAATGTCACCGCGGAGAGGCTCCTCGGCTTTCTCGCCGAAGATTACCGGGTCAACCCGGGACTTTTCATGAGCCGGGAGGATATACAGGACGCCTTCGAAATAGACGATCCGGCCCTCGACGCCCTCCTGATCTCCATGGAGAAAAGCGGCCTGGTCTGGCTCAACAAGACCAAAAAAGGCATCCAGCTCGCGAAAGCCTCATACGAGGGCCTCAAAAAAGCGAACCCCCCGGAGCACTACCAATGGTTCCCGGAGTGGATAGACAGGGGAAGGGACAGGGTTTTCTAA
- a CDS encoding L,D-transpeptidase family protein, which translates to MDSTRLISIHKRLAAFLTDPAELFLVQSVEAQKLFVCVEDGVIAQYDSSTSRFGNGCRENSYKTPLGIHRIKEKIGAGAPLGRIFRHRRDTGIDWDGDSLEENLILTRILRLEGLEEGVNKGSGIDSFERFVYIHGTNREDLVGRPLSHGCLCLRREEMARLFETVDAGTLLYIDPPPLLVSQIPCRSIHFTGIFGTGMSALAQYLRFQGIGVSGSDRLRGSTDTVSLRSALEGLGCAIAPQDGSGVTPDTDAVCVSTAIEESNPDIAAARASGIPIFHRSDLLAALIASSRTIAVAGTSGKSTVTAIIFESLLACGKSPSLISGAPLIRLEREGLVGNAYAGGSDLLVVEADESDGTLTKYIPEASVILNVSKDHKSIEEITGLFETLIRKSRWTASNGDDPILASLPATVRFGRQSNSIWRPDREELHDRSVSLFRNGLEYCLPLPGDHNLENLRAALCVAERFDCAEPPLAEGIKNFQGVARRFTIFETKKGIHVIDDFAHNPAKIAAAVTAARGLAGRIIAVYQPHGFGPTRFLKDEYVKTFRAIFGTGDVLFLLPIYYAGGTAEKNIASEDIIQALGPIAFTAEAVSDRETLLYALDAHARPGDAILLMGARDPSLSTLTKTMVKLFNGETAKT; encoded by the coding sequence ATGGATAGCACGAGATTAATCAGCATTCATAAGAGATTGGCAGCATTCCTCACCGATCCGGCAGAGCTCTTCCTCGTCCAATCCGTGGAGGCGCAGAAGCTCTTCGTCTGTGTCGAGGACGGGGTGATCGCACAGTATGACTCCTCCACCTCCCGCTTCGGCAACGGCTGCCGGGAGAACTCATACAAGACCCCCCTCGGCATCCACCGGATAAAAGAAAAGATCGGCGCCGGCGCCCCCTTGGGCCGCATCTTCAGGCACCGCCGGGACACGGGCATCGACTGGGATGGAGATTCGTTAGAGGAGAACCTCATCCTCACCCGCATCCTGAGGCTCGAGGGCCTGGAGGAAGGGGTGAACAAGGGCTCCGGGATCGACTCCTTCGAGCGCTTCGTGTACATCCACGGCACGAACCGGGAAGACCTCGTAGGCCGCCCCCTCTCCCATGGATGCCTCTGCTTGCGGCGTGAAGAGATGGCGCGTCTTTTTGAGACCGTGGACGCCGGAACCCTCCTCTATATCGACCCCCCGCCCTTGTTAGTCAGCCAAATACCCTGTCGCAGTATCCATTTTACGGGCATTTTCGGCACGGGCATGAGCGCCCTCGCCCAGTACCTCCGTTTTCAAGGGATCGGCGTCTCCGGCTCCGATCGCCTGCGGGGAAGTACCGATACCGTGTCCCTGCGCTCCGCCCTGGAAGGTCTGGGCTGCGCCATCGCCCCCCAGGACGGCTCGGGAGTAACTCCGGATACGGACGCGGTCTGCGTCTCCACCGCCATCGAAGAAAGCAATCCCGATATCGCCGCGGCCCGGGCTTCAGGGATTCCTATTTTCCACCGCTCCGATCTCCTCGCTGCCCTCATCGCATCATCGAGGACAATCGCGGTTGCCGGCACGAGCGGCAAATCCACCGTAACGGCCATCATATTCGAGTCCCTCCTCGCATGCGGCAAGTCGCCTTCCCTGATCAGCGGCGCCCCCCTCATCCGCCTCGAAAGAGAAGGACTCGTGGGAAATGCCTATGCCGGCGGCTCCGACCTCCTCGTGGTGGAGGCGGACGAGAGCGACGGAACCCTAACCAAATATATCCCGGAGGCCTCGGTGATTCTCAACGTGTCGAAAGACCACAAGTCAATAGAGGAGATTACGGGGCTTTTTGAAACCCTTATTCGCAAGAGCCGGTGGACCGCCTCGAACGGGGACGACCCGATCCTCGCCTCCCTTCCCGCGACGGTGCGATTCGGCCGGCAGAGCAATTCAATATGGCGTCCCGACCGGGAGGAGCTACATGACAGGTCGGTGAGCCTCTTCCGTAATGGCCTGGAATATTGCCTGCCCCTACCCGGGGACCATAACCTCGAAAACCTGCGCGCCGCCCTGTGTGTGGCGGAACGCTTCGACTGCGCGGAACCGCCCCTTGCGGAAGGGATAAAGAATTTTCAGGGCGTGGCGAGACGCTTTACCATTTTCGAGACGAAAAAAGGCATCCACGTCATCGACGACTTTGCCCATAATCCCGCAAAAATAGCCGCTGCCGTGACTGCCGCGAGAGGATTGGCCGGGCGGATCATCGCCGTCTACCAGCCCCACGGCTTCGGCCCCACAAGATTCCTGAAGGACGAATACGTGAAGACCTTCCGTGCCATCTTCGGAACGGGCGACGTCCTCTTCCTTCTTCCCATCTACTATGCGGGAGGCACGGCTGAGAAGAATATCGCCTCCGAAGATATCATACAGGCCCTCGGCCCAATCGCGTTCACCGCAGAAGCGGTGTCGGACCGGGAAACCCTGCTCTACGCGCTCGACGCCCATGCCCGGCCGGGCGATGCCATCCTCCTCATGGGCGCCCGGGACCCGTCTTTATCCACCCTGACAAAGACCATGGTGAAGCTTTTCAATGGAGAAACGGCGAAAACATAA